One genomic segment of Pseudonocardia sp. T1-2H includes these proteins:
- a CDS encoding bacterial proteasome activator family protein, translating into MARVPQGAENQGEDQGVGGMVEQPAKVMRIGTMIKQLLEEVRAAPLDEASRARLKEIHQNSIKELEEGLAPELREELDRLTLPFTEDSVPSEGELRIAQAQLVGWLEGLFHGIQTALFAQQMAARAQLEQMRKGLPPGLGGQPGQVPEGTGRGTGQYL; encoded by the coding sequence ATGGCGCGCGTGCCCCAGGGGGCCGAGAACCAGGGCGAGGACCAGGGGGTCGGCGGCATGGTCGAGCAGCCCGCGAAGGTCATGCGCATCGGCACGATGATCAAGCAGCTGCTGGAGGAGGTCCGCGCCGCTCCGCTGGACGAGGCCTCCCGCGCCCGGCTCAAGGAGATCCACCAGAACTCGATCAAGGAGCTGGAGGAGGGCCTCGCGCCGGAGCTGCGCGAGGAGCTGGACCGGCTCACCCTGCCCTTCACCGAAGACAGCGTCCCGTCCGAGGGTGAGTTGCGGATCGCGCAGGCCCAGCTCGTCGGCTGGCTCGAGGGCCTGTTCCACGGCATCCAGACCGCGCTCTTCGCGCAGCAGATGGCGGCGCGCGCCCAGCTCGAGCAGATGCGCAAGGGGCTCCCGCCCGGCCTCGGTGGGCAGCCGGGGCAGGTGCCCGAGGGCACGGGCCGCGGCACCGGCCAGTACCTCTGA
- the wzm gene encoding galactan export ABC transporter permease subunit Wzm/RfbD, whose product MAVTVDDSSTGRVRPVIADAPGSRSWSRAFGDLSQGWKQRALWGHLGWQDIKQRYRRSVLGPLWISISMGVIALGLGLLYSVLFGLPIATFLPHVAVGLLIWNFVSGCTLEGSEVFIANEGLIKFLPAPLSLHVYRLVWRQTLFFLHNLVIWIVLMIVFPHPLGWSLLLAIPAFLLLMLNGGWIAILSGILATRFRDIPPIIASVVQLVFYMTPIVWSVDILSANAAVAERARLVELNPVFHFVEILRRPLLGEPTIWRFWAVVGVITVVGWVVGMLCLRNYRARVAYWV is encoded by the coding sequence GTGGCCGTGACCGTCGACGACAGCAGCACCGGGCGTGTGCGCCCGGTCATCGCCGATGCCCCGGGTTCACGCAGCTGGTCGCGGGCGTTCGGGGATCTGTCCCAGGGCTGGAAGCAGCGCGCGCTCTGGGGGCACCTGGGCTGGCAGGACATCAAGCAGCGCTACCGCCGCTCCGTCCTCGGGCCGCTGTGGATCAGCATCAGCATGGGCGTCATCGCGCTCGGTCTGGGGCTGCTGTACTCGGTGCTCTTCGGGCTCCCCATCGCGACCTTCCTGCCGCACGTCGCGGTGGGCCTGCTGATCTGGAACTTCGTCAGCGGCTGCACCCTCGAGGGCAGCGAGGTCTTCATCGCCAACGAAGGCCTGATCAAGTTTCTGCCGGCCCCGCTGAGCCTGCACGTCTACCGGCTCGTGTGGCGGCAGACGCTGTTCTTCCTGCACAACCTGGTCATCTGGATCGTACTGATGATCGTGTTCCCGCACCCGCTGGGCTGGTCGCTGCTGCTGGCGATCCCGGCGTTCCTGCTGCTGATGCTCAACGGCGGCTGGATCGCGATCCTCTCCGGCATCCTCGCGACGCGGTTCCGGGACATCCCGCCGATCATCGCGAGCGTCGTGCAGCTGGTGTTCTACATGACCCCCATCGTCTGGTCCGTGGACATCCTCAGCGCGAACGCCGCCGTCGCCGAACGGGCCCGGCTGGTCGAGCTGAACCCGGTGTTCCACTTCGTCGAGATCCTGCGCCGCCCGCTGCTGGGCGAACCGACGATCTGGCGGTTCTGGGCCGTCGTCGGTGTCATCACCGTCGTCGGCTGGGTCGTCGGCATGCTCTGCCTGCGCAACTACCGCGCCCGCGTCGCCTACTGGGTCTGA
- a CDS encoding GNAT family N-acetyltransferase, with product MDHPEQWPQQHLVLRTPRLELRPDDDAGLLELVDEAYRGIHPPERMPFLVPWTDADPRYLGRGILQYHWSERAKLAPESWSLHLLVRLDGQVIGTQGMTGLDFGVTREVDTGSWIGQRHQGRGIGTEMRAAVLMYAFDHLGAEHARSDAFSDNPASRRVSEKLGYHEDGLRRLAVRGTLAENLRLRLPREDFVRPDWKLQVEGHSSALADLLGAPVRA from the coding sequence ATGGATCACCCGGAGCAGTGGCCGCAGCAGCACCTGGTTCTGCGTACTCCCCGGTTGGAGTTGCGCCCCGACGACGACGCGGGCCTCCTCGAGCTCGTCGACGAGGCGTACCGGGGGATCCACCCGCCCGAGCGGATGCCGTTCCTGGTGCCCTGGACGGACGCCGACCCGCGGTACCTCGGCCGCGGGATCCTGCAGTACCACTGGTCGGAGCGGGCGAAGCTGGCACCGGAGAGCTGGAGCCTGCACCTCCTCGTGCGCCTGGACGGCCAGGTGATCGGCACCCAGGGCATGACCGGGTTGGACTTCGGCGTCACCCGGGAGGTGGACACGGGTTCGTGGATCGGGCAGCGCCACCAGGGCCGGGGCATCGGCACCGAGATGCGCGCGGCCGTCCTGATGTACGCCTTCGACCACCTCGGCGCCGAGCACGCCCGCTCGGACGCCTTCTCGGACAACCCCGCGTCCCGCCGGGTGTCGGAGAAGCTCGGCTACCACGAGGACGGCCTGCGCCGCCTCGCCGTCCGCGGCACGCTCGCCGAGAACCTCCGGCTCCGCCTACCCCGCGAGGACTTCGTCCGCCCGGACTGGAAGCTGCAGGTCGAGGGCCACTCGTCGGCCCTCGCCGACCTCCTGGGCGCCCCTGTGCGTGCCTAG
- a CDS encoding NAD(P)H-quinone oxidoreductase codes for MYAITLKEFGGPENMEWTEVPDPEAGPGEVVIDVAATAVNRADLLQRQGNYPPPPGASEILGLECSGRIAEVGEGVETWRVGDEVCALLAGGGYATKVKVPAVQVLPVPDGVDLVTAGSLPEVACTVWSNVVSHAALKAGETFLVQGGSSGIGTHAVQVAKALGARVAATAGSPERLQACLDLGADIAIDYHDDIAEQLEKATDGHGADVILDNMGAKGLPNNVAALASDGRLMVIGMQGGVKAELNLGVLLSKRASVTAMGLRGRPVEGPNSKAAVVAGVREEIWPMFADGRVKPIVHARFPLRDAAEAHRMLDAGGVVGKLLLVNE; via the coding sequence ATGTACGCGATCACCCTGAAAGAGTTCGGCGGCCCGGAGAACATGGAGTGGACCGAGGTCCCGGACCCGGAGGCGGGGCCCGGTGAGGTCGTCATCGACGTCGCCGCCACCGCCGTCAACCGCGCCGATCTCCTCCAGCGGCAGGGCAACTACCCGCCGCCCCCCGGGGCTTCGGAGATCCTCGGGCTCGAGTGCTCCGGGCGGATCGCCGAGGTCGGGGAGGGTGTGGAGACCTGGCGGGTGGGCGACGAGGTGTGCGCGCTGCTCGCCGGCGGCGGGTACGCGACCAAGGTGAAGGTCCCCGCGGTGCAGGTCCTGCCCGTGCCCGACGGCGTCGACCTCGTGACCGCGGGGAGCCTGCCGGAGGTCGCGTGCACCGTCTGGTCGAACGTCGTCTCGCACGCGGCGCTGAAGGCCGGCGAGACGTTCCTGGTCCAGGGCGGCAGCAGCGGGATCGGGACGCACGCGGTCCAGGTCGCGAAGGCCCTCGGCGCACGTGTGGCGGCGACGGCCGGCAGCCCCGAGCGCCTGCAGGCGTGCCTGGACCTCGGCGCGGACATCGCGATCGACTACCACGACGACATCGCCGAGCAGCTCGAGAAGGCGACCGACGGGCACGGCGCGGACGTCATCCTGGACAACATGGGCGCCAAGGGCCTGCCGAACAACGTCGCGGCGCTCGCGAGCGACGGCCGGCTGATGGTGATCGGCATGCAGGGCGGGGTGAAGGCCGAGCTCAACCTCGGCGTGCTGCTCAGCAAGCGCGCGAGCGTGACGGCGATGGGGTTGCGCGGACGGCCGGTCGAGGGCCCGAACAGCAAGGCGGCGGTGGTGGCCGGGGTGCGCGAGGAGATCTGGCCGATGTTCGCGGACGGCCGGGTGAAGCCGATCGTGCACGCGAGGTTCCCGCTGCGGGACGCGGCGGAGGCGCACCGGATGCTCGACGCGGGCGGCGTCGTCGGCAAGCTGTTGCTCGTGAACGAGTAG
- a CDS encoding GtrA family protein — protein MTATRSEGTAAPGLVAQLVRFVAVGVVSAAVDFGIYHLFLSFGTAPWLARAVSFICGTTTAYFLNKRFTFGDSAGGRGRLAGFVLLYATTFAIAVGVNSLALALLPEIAFKASLAWVISQGTATAINFVMLRTVVFRA, from the coding sequence GTGACCGCCACCCGATCCGAGGGGACCGCCGCGCCCGGCCTCGTCGCACAGCTGGTCCGGTTCGTCGCGGTCGGGGTGGTGTCCGCCGCCGTCGACTTCGGGATCTACCACCTGTTCCTGTCCTTCGGTACGGCCCCGTGGCTCGCCCGCGCCGTCAGCTTCATCTGCGGCACCACCACGGCGTACTTCCTCAACAAGCGGTTCACCTTCGGTGACAGTGCCGGCGGCCGCGGCCGGCTCGCCGGCTTCGTCCTCCTCTACGCGACGACGTTCGCGATCGCCGTCGGGGTGAACTCGCTGGCCCTGGCGCTGCTGCCGGAGATCGCGTTCAAGGCCTCGCTCGCCTGGGTGATCTCCCAGGGCACCGCCACCGCGATCAACTTCGTCATGCTGCGGACGGTCGTCTTCCGCGCCTGA
- the wzt gene encoding galactan export ABC transporter ATP-binding subunit Wzt/RfbE yields MPSIDLDAACVDFPIFDAKTRSLKKSVLGRAGGRIGTESKVPIIEALRDVTVSLRKGDRVALVGHNGAGKTTLLRLMSGIYEPTRGRAAVRGKVAPVFDLAVGMDPEISGLDNILIRGLFLGMTKKQMATRIDDIAAFTELGDYLEMPLRTYSTGMRVRLALGVVTSIDPEILLLDEGIGAVDSEFLAKARDRLDELVERSGILVFASHSDEFLADLCDTAIWMEHGTIKEYGPLREVLHHYKGRDVLAEHFARRDAAR; encoded by the coding sequence GTGCCGAGCATCGACCTCGACGCCGCGTGCGTCGACTTCCCGATCTTCGACGCGAAGACGCGTTCGCTGAAGAAGTCCGTCCTCGGCCGCGCGGGCGGACGGATCGGCACCGAGAGCAAGGTGCCGATCATCGAGGCGCTGCGGGACGTCACCGTCTCCCTGCGCAAGGGGGACCGCGTCGCGCTCGTCGGGCACAACGGCGCCGGCAAGACCACGCTGCTGCGCCTGATGTCCGGCATCTACGAGCCCACCCGCGGCCGGGCGGCCGTGCGCGGGAAGGTCGCGCCGGTCTTCGACCTCGCCGTCGGGATGGACCCGGAGATCTCCGGGCTGGACAACATCCTGATCCGCGGCCTCTTCCTCGGGATGACGAAGAAGCAGATGGCGACCCGGATCGACGACATCGCCGCGTTCACCGAGCTCGGCGACTACCTCGAGATGCCGCTGCGGACGTACTCCACCGGTATGCGGGTCCGGCTCGCGCTCGGCGTCGTGACCAGCATCGATCCCGAGATCCTGCTGCTCGACGAGGGCATCGGCGCGGTGGACTCGGAGTTCCTGGCCAAGGCGCGGGACCGGCTCGACGAGCTCGTCGAGCGCTCCGGGATCCTGGTGTTCGCCTCCCACTCCGACGAGTTCCTCGCGGACCTGTGCGACACCGCGATCTGGATGGAGCACGGCACGATCAAGGAGTACGGCCCGCTGCGCGAGGTCCTGCACCACTACAAGGGCCGGGACGTGCTGGCCGAGCACTTCGCGCGCCGGGACGCCGCCCGGTGA